The Marinobacter halotolerans genome includes a window with the following:
- a CDS encoding DUF6653 family protein, whose protein sequence is MKSQTFWRQIAKAFGLRGQEWQKHANPMSVWTRFTVLPLFIAAVWSREWLGWWSLVLVGLVVVWAWMNPRLFRAPSSTDNWASMAVLGEQLWLENAGERMGGHHRIVPFLLSIVAAVGVPFLVWGLWHLDVWPTMVGTVLIYAGKVWFLDRMVWLYCDHRVQQ, encoded by the coding sequence ATGAAGAGCCAAACGTTCTGGCGGCAAATTGCGAAAGCCTTTGGGCTGAGAGGCCAAGAATGGCAGAAACATGCGAACCCAATGAGTGTCTGGACGCGTTTTACGGTGCTTCCTCTTTTCATTGCGGCGGTATGGAGCAGGGAGTGGCTCGGGTGGTGGTCCCTTGTTTTAGTCGGTCTTGTCGTCGTTTGGGCGTGGATGAACCCTCGGCTCTTCCGCGCCCCGAGCTCTACCGATAATTGGGCATCCATGGCCGTACTTGGCGAACAACTCTGGTTGGAGAACGCCGGGGAGAGAATGGGTGGACATCATCGAATCGTGCCGTTTCTACTCTCAATCGTGGCCGCTGTTGGCGTGCCATTTTTGGTTTGGGGACTCTGGCACCTCGACGTTTGGCCGACGATGGTGGGCACTGTTCTTATCTATGCTGGCAAAGTCTGGTTCCTGGACAGGATGGTGTGGCTCTACTGTGACCACCGAGTACAACAATAA
- a CDS encoding nuclear transport factor 2 family protein, translated as MTIDTLATWHEIAASGNVKGLDAFLAEDVVFHSPILHTPQVGKALVTKYLAAAFQVFFNENFEYVREVIGPRDAVLEFQVELDGVSVNGVDMIKWGDDGRVVEFKVMIRPLKAVNLIHQKMASMLKAQQ; from the coding sequence ATGACTATCGACACTCTTGCTACATGGCACGAAATTGCGGCGTCTGGAAACGTAAAGGGCTTGGATGCGTTCCTCGCTGAAGACGTGGTTTTCCATTCGCCTATTCTTCACACGCCTCAGGTCGGAAAGGCACTTGTCACAAAATACCTGGCTGCGGCCTTCCAGGTATTCTTCAATGAAAACTTCGAATACGTCAGAGAGGTCATCGGCCCACGAGACGCAGTGTTGGAGTTTCAGGTAGAACTCGACGGTGTCTCGGTCAACGGCGTGGACATGATCAAGTGGGGCGATGATGGAAGGGTCGTAGAATTTAAAGTCATGATTCGGCCCTTAAAGGCAGTCAACTTGATCCATCAAAAAATGGCCTCAATGCTTAAGGCGCAGCAGTAA
- a CDS encoding penicillin acylase family protein, translating into MNRVLFRHKRLGLAVALVSVSSLGLVACGSDNDNNVDSSPSYSATVQRTEFGIPHIVAEDYLGLGYGLGYSFAEDNICSLANEIVTANGQRSLYFGDTPGNNRSDIFYTWYSDPAKQQELLGAQEPEVLDAIKGYAAGYSRYLRDTGVDNIDPTCAGQPWVQEIDELDLAAVYNKGNLRGGLSNFVTPIVLAAPPAPAVASLSVPEDYEFDLSTINVTKGGSNAYALGADVTENGRGMLYGNPHEPWQGVQRFYEFHLTIPGEIDVMGAGQQGQPFVNIGFNKDVAWSHTVSTAKRFTLYQLQLDANDPLKYNYTNADGVLEKRDIVPNEVTIQVPGGGTRTGTVYTSHFGPMLAIELVNGELAPFAWGNGATAFAIRDAASENPRGINQWYSMNKATGVEDLEARLKETLGLPFINTIAADRFGKAMYADISTVPNVSAAKFFQCNLSLGQPALLGLAQSGVAALDGSRAACEWDSDDDSPQAGILGGANLPVLINETYSTNSNDSYWLSNPDEPLNGDFSPLLRRNLLPSGNTVDAAYPRILRTRMGIVQVQDRLNGSDGLGGNKFSLRKLQEVGYSNRSYAAELVLDDVLSDCFANPTLPVAGGGTLDGTDGCNALANWDRRNDVGSRGAHVFREFAKNADFQGMMARGKGFLVGFDENDPVNTPRNLDIISPAEDPDSRLAVRQALGDAIQRFNDLGIALDEQLGVLQYEVDAGNNGERIPMHGGSGSEGVFNVLGTRINDQGEYTPATAGPTYMQTVTFDDEGPVAEALLAFSQSPDSTRPFHRDQTRRYSEENWIALPFSAAEVAAKAIGEPLTLTE; encoded by the coding sequence ATGAATCGAGTACTTTTCAGACACAAACGCCTGGGGCTGGCAGTTGCCCTTGTTTCGGTAAGCTCGCTGGGCCTGGTGGCCTGCGGCAGCGACAACGACAATAACGTCGATTCGTCACCGTCCTACTCCGCCACCGTGCAGCGCACAGAGTTCGGTATTCCTCATATTGTCGCGGAAGATTACCTGGGCCTTGGCTACGGTCTGGGCTATTCGTTTGCCGAGGACAACATCTGCTCTCTGGCAAACGAAATCGTGACAGCCAATGGCCAGCGTTCGCTCTATTTTGGAGATACGCCCGGTAATAACCGTAGCGACATTTTTTACACTTGGTACAGCGATCCAGCGAAACAGCAGGAACTGCTGGGCGCTCAGGAGCCGGAAGTGCTGGACGCCATTAAAGGCTACGCCGCCGGCTATAGCCGTTACCTCCGTGACACCGGTGTCGACAATATTGACCCGACGTGCGCGGGCCAGCCCTGGGTGCAGGAAATCGACGAGCTTGATCTGGCAGCCGTCTATAACAAAGGTAATTTGCGAGGCGGTCTCTCCAACTTCGTAACGCCCATCGTGTTAGCTGCACCGCCGGCACCGGCGGTTGCTTCGCTTTCAGTACCAGAGGATTATGAATTCGACCTCAGTACGATCAACGTCACCAAGGGCGGCAGTAACGCCTACGCTCTGGGCGCAGACGTGACTGAAAACGGTCGTGGCATGTTGTACGGCAACCCGCATGAGCCCTGGCAGGGCGTGCAGCGCTTTTACGAATTTCACCTGACTATTCCGGGCGAGATCGACGTAATGGGCGCGGGGCAGCAAGGTCAGCCGTTCGTGAATATCGGTTTCAATAAAGACGTGGCCTGGAGTCACACGGTCTCCACGGCCAAAAGATTCACACTGTATCAACTTCAGTTAGATGCAAACGATCCATTGAAATACAACTACACCAACGCCGACGGTGTATTAGAAAAACGCGATATCGTGCCCAACGAGGTGACTATTCAGGTGCCGGGTGGCGGAACCAGAACCGGAACCGTATACACTTCTCATTTTGGGCCGATGCTTGCCATTGAGCTTGTCAATGGCGAACTTGCACCTTTCGCCTGGGGCAATGGGGCGACGGCATTTGCCATTCGCGATGCGGCGTCCGAAAACCCTCGTGGCATCAATCAATGGTATTCCATGAACAAGGCCACCGGCGTTGAGGACCTCGAGGCCCGGTTGAAGGAAACGCTTGGCCTGCCGTTCATCAATACCATCGCCGCTGACCGTTTTGGTAAAGCGATGTATGCAGATATATCCACCGTTCCGAACGTCAGTGCGGCCAAGTTTTTCCAGTGCAACCTGAGTTTGGGTCAGCCCGCGCTTCTTGGGCTTGCACAATCTGGTGTTGCGGCACTCGATGGCAGCCGAGCGGCCTGTGAGTGGGATTCCGACGATGATTCTCCACAGGCCGGCATACTGGGCGGCGCCAACCTGCCCGTATTGATCAACGAAACCTACTCCACCAACTCCAACGACAGCTACTGGCTGAGCAATCCGGATGAGCCGCTGAACGGAGATTTCTCGCCCCTTTTGCGTCGTAATCTGTTGCCTTCCGGGAACACTGTTGATGCCGCCTATCCACGGATTCTGCGCACCCGCATGGGCATTGTTCAGGTGCAGGATCGTCTCAACGGTTCCGATGGCCTGGGTGGCAACAAATTCAGCCTGCGGAAGTTGCAGGAGGTTGGTTACAGCAACCGCAGTTATGCCGCTGAGCTGGTGCTGGATGATGTGCTTAGTGATTGCTTCGCCAACCCGACGCTGCCGGTTGCCGGTGGCGGCACCCTTGACGGAACCGATGGCTGTAACGCACTGGCAAACTGGGATCGTCGTAATGATGTGGGTAGTCGTGGCGCGCACGTGTTTCGGGAATTCGCTAAAAATGCGGATTTCCAGGGCATGATGGCCCGTGGCAAAGGATTCCTGGTTGGATTTGATGAGAACGATCCGGTTAATACGCCTCGTAATCTGGACATCATCTCGCCCGCAGAGGATCCTGATTCTCGACTGGCCGTTCGACAGGCGCTGGGAGATGCTATCCAGCGGTTTAACGACCTCGGAATTGCTCTGGACGAACAGTTGGGCGTTCTTCAATACGAAGTTGATGCGGGGAACAACGGTGAGCGTATCCCGATGCACGGCGGCAGTGGCAGCGAGGGCGTGTTCAACGTGCTCGGAACCCGGATAAACGATCAGGGCGAATACACGCCTGCGACGGCGGGTCCA
- a CDS encoding DUF6010 family protein, with protein MQSKFRKRAPESVGALLAVLTGILIFILPTPMARELLAIVMTLIGAAYFGFAFSQNDRGKAIVEVIVASAFVAVALLGLWVSMWFIVAGLFLHGVWDLLHHRPEFAEIPSWYIPFCTWYDWAASAVVALWLVMQYDNTFTAAP; from the coding sequence ATGCAGTCAAAATTCAGAAAAAGAGCCCCCGAGTCGGTTGGAGCGTTGCTGGCCGTTTTGACAGGCATCTTGATATTCATCCTGCCAACGCCCATGGCCCGAGAGCTGTTGGCGATAGTGATGACGTTGATCGGAGCCGCCTATTTTGGTTTCGCGTTTTCCCAAAACGACCGGGGCAAAGCCATTGTTGAAGTGATCGTCGCCTCAGCTTTTGTTGCCGTCGCACTTCTTGGGCTTTGGGTGTCGATGTGGTTTATCGTCGCGGGGCTGTTTCTTCACGGTGTTTGGGATCTTCTGCATCACCGCCCTGAGTTCGCGGAGATTCCCTCCTGGTACATACCGTTCTGTACCTGGTACGACTGGGCCGCATCTGCCGTGGTTGCTCTCTGGTTGGTAATGCAGTATGACAATACCTTTACTGCTGCGCCTTAA
- a CDS encoding saccharopine dehydrogenase NADP-binding domain-containing protein has product MNNVMILGGYGAAGKAIAMKLGKRLTGAITIAGRSMAKAKSCVEELEKEAPAGIDYLAASVDVTDQKQIIRACEGQQLVVLACDASPTSLETLVRACVDNGADYVDIAPDSRKRAVFESLAPLISAGQSRFVFDAGADPGLPGWLARWLSLQSPEPLNQMQLFARFRSNEIGWSGAADMLSASGSQGWVYDGHWRRSSLWDYKWKRFRGGLGRSLCVPIRLDEFDSLPEELGLQTFKCYHAGLNPVTDALMLLEGTVLARSIPFETRQRVFFGALKRLTSRPFGLSIEAVGRGAGQLFRAAIGHADLYEATAIPTAVMSEFLLNDKSQSPGFGYLGDWASVYPQFRGELREEGFWFENEASH; this is encoded by the coding sequence ATGAATAACGTCATGATTCTCGGCGGCTACGGCGCCGCAGGCAAAGCCATTGCGATGAAACTCGGTAAACGACTGACCGGTGCCATCACCATCGCAGGCAGATCGATGGCTAAAGCCAAGTCCTGTGTTGAAGAGCTTGAAAAGGAAGCGCCCGCTGGCATCGATTACCTGGCAGCGTCGGTCGACGTGACGGATCAAAAGCAGATCATCAGGGCATGCGAGGGGCAGCAATTGGTCGTCCTCGCTTGTGATGCGTCCCCAACCTCGCTGGAAACTCTGGTTCGGGCGTGTGTCGACAATGGTGCCGATTACGTAGACATCGCGCCTGATTCCCGAAAGCGGGCTGTTTTCGAGAGCCTTGCTCCGCTGATTAGCGCCGGACAAAGCCGCTTTGTATTCGATGCAGGAGCAGATCCGGGGTTGCCGGGATGGCTGGCGCGGTGGTTATCGCTTCAGTCGCCGGAACCGCTGAATCAGATGCAGCTGTTTGCACGTTTTCGTTCCAATGAGATCGGCTGGAGTGGCGCAGCGGATATGTTGAGTGCGTCAGGCAGCCAGGGCTGGGTTTACGATGGCCATTGGCGCCGCAGCTCCCTCTGGGACTACAAGTGGAAACGCTTTCGCGGAGGCTTGGGGCGAAGTCTTTGCGTACCCATTCGTTTGGACGAGTTTGACTCGCTGCCTGAAGAATTGGGGCTTCAAACGTTCAAGTGCTATCACGCAGGGCTTAATCCAGTGACTGACGCCCTGATGTTGCTTGAAGGAACCGTGTTGGCCCGCAGTATCCCTTTCGAAACCCGACAACGAGTGTTCTTTGGCGCCCTGAAACGATTGACGTCCCGGCCTTTTGGTCTTTCTATTGAAGCAGTGGGGCGAGGCGCTGGTCAGCTCTTCCGAGCGGCGATCGGGCATGCCGATCTGTACGAGGCTACGGCCATACCCACCGCTGTGATGAGTGAGTTTCTGCTGAACGACAAGAGCCAGTCGCCCGGCTTTGGGTACCTTGGCGACTGGGCGTCCGTTTATCCGCAGTTTCGAGGCGAACTTCGTGAAGAAGGTTTCTGGTTCGAAAACGAGGCGTCTCACTGA
- a CDS encoding PadR family transcriptional regulator — MALKFALLSCLHESPATGYELTQTLKERMGNVWNSSHQQTYRELARLLDEECVTFEDVPQTGKPDRKVYSLTDLGRRELAEWVNTPSSRPKVRDPLLLKLFAGDFWESANLEEELAVHRIEWQATLDKYLAIEARYFSAPEGMPRHYRLQHMALRRGIEVNRSWLAWSEEVLAVNQANPKTGR, encoded by the coding sequence ATGGCTCTGAAGTTCGCCTTGTTAAGTTGTTTGCATGAGTCTCCGGCCACTGGCTACGAACTCACACAGACACTGAAAGAACGCATGGGCAATGTCTGGAATTCGAGTCATCAACAAACCTACCGCGAACTGGCCAGACTTTTGGACGAAGAATGCGTCACCTTTGAGGACGTGCCACAGACTGGCAAACCGGATCGAAAAGTTTATTCGCTCACCGACCTTGGGCGTCGGGAGCTTGCCGAATGGGTCAATACGCCTTCCAGTCGCCCGAAAGTCCGCGACCCATTACTTCTGAAACTGTTTGCAGGTGATTTTTGGGAAAGTGCCAACCTCGAGGAAGAACTTGCCGTTCACAGAATCGAGTGGCAGGCCACGCTGGATAAGTATCTGGCTATCGAAGCCCGATATTTCTCCGCGCCCGAGGGAATGCCACGGCATTACAGGCTTCAGCATATGGCCTTGAGGCGGGGAATTGAAGTAAATCGATCCTGGCTTGCCTGGTCTGAAGAAGTGCTGGCGGTCAATCAGGCTAACCCAAAAACGGGTAGATGA
- a CDS encoding DUF2306 domain-containing protein, with protein sequence MNFDIFVGAAIAIQIHIIVAFIAVIAGALQLVLKKGTTHHRVIGWFWVLLMTAVSVSSFLIHELRVWGAWSPIHLLSVFTLCILGVGIWAARNGRVKTHAITMAATYVFALILTGALTLLPGRMMHHMLLG encoded by the coding sequence ATGAATTTCGATATATTTGTCGGCGCTGCGATCGCTATCCAGATTCACATTATTGTGGCTTTTATTGCCGTCATTGCCGGCGCGTTACAGTTAGTTTTGAAAAAGGGAACGACGCACCACCGGGTCATTGGCTGGTTCTGGGTGCTTTTGATGACTGCGGTGTCGGTGAGTTCGTTCTTGATTCACGAGCTGAGGGTGTGGGGTGCATGGAGCCCGATCCACCTGCTCTCCGTTTTCACGCTGTGCATTCTGGGTGTTGGTATTTGGGCTGCACGCAACGGCAGGGTCAAAACCCACGCAATCACCATGGCGGCCACCTACGTCTTTGCATTAATACTTACCGGAGCCCTTACCCTTCTTCCCGGTCGCATGATGCATCACATGCTCTTGGGTTGA
- a CDS encoding QsdR family transcriptional regulator encodes MNRDQAAPIQKVTRVDLLQLARQHFLACERLDIRQLSEKLGINRVTVYRWVGDRDQLAAEVLWDLAQFAMAQARKDVDEHQRDFLHIFERYIRYLGDSPALAAFLKREPQFAIRVLTSPSGFLQIRLHEAFESLLTEEHERHELAISPDTLAYIVIRIGESFIYPHISEGIEPDFERALKAVALLLR; translated from the coding sequence ATGAATCGCGATCAGGCTGCACCCATACAGAAAGTAACCCGCGTCGATCTCCTGCAATTGGCCAGACAGCACTTTTTGGCTTGCGAACGGCTGGACATCCGTCAACTATCTGAAAAACTGGGCATTAACAGAGTGACTGTCTACCGCTGGGTGGGCGACAGAGACCAACTAGCAGCAGAAGTTCTGTGGGACCTCGCCCAGTTCGCCATGGCTCAGGCCCGCAAAGACGTTGACGAACACCAGCGGGATTTCCTGCATATTTTTGAACGTTATATCCGGTATCTGGGCGATTCACCGGCGTTGGCGGCTTTCCTGAAAAGGGAACCGCAGTTTGCGATCCGGGTATTGACCTCCCCTAGCGGTTTCCTGCAAATCCGTCTCCACGAGGCCTTTGAAAGCCTGCTGACGGAGGAACACGAACGCCATGAACTGGCTATTAGTCCAGACACACTGGCTTACATCGTGATCCGCATTGGTGAATCGTTTATCTATCCACATATCAGTGAGGGCATAGAGCCCGATTTTGAGCGAGCTCTGAAAGCTGTTGCTCTGCTGCTTCGTTAA